The Miscanthus floridulus cultivar M001 chromosome 17, ASM1932011v1, whole genome shotgun sequence genome has a window encoding:
- the LOC136516956 gene encoding rop guanine nucleotide exchange factor 7-like isoform X2, which produces MARGSAGAGEDGEAEEEKAASEALTADSADEEGRRGSSSSASSEAASTVSYTYFPPPDDEWQKVAIIKTCVSVVSADVAVAGGGADDDGKEEKPPRGGVGAADRHRASEMEMMKERFSKLLLGEDMSGSGKGVCTALAISNAITNLCATIFGQIWRLEPMVPEKKAMWRREMDWLLCVSDHIIELVPTWQTFPDGTRLEIMTSRPRSDLYINLPALRKLDNMLLEILEGFRDAEFWYVDQGICAPDCDGSASYRRTFHRRDDKWWLPVPRVPHGGLCEATRRQVEHRRDCANQILKAAMAINSNALAEMDVPDSYLDSLPKNGRTTLGDVIYRYITSDHFSPDCLLDCLDLSSEYQALEIANRVEASVYVWRRRGGVGAAKPASRAGAKSSWGIVKDMIMDTEKRDLLAERAEGLLISLKQRFPGLTQTSLDMSKIQYNKDVGKSILESYSRVLESLASNIIARIDDLLNVDELSKQSDSIPSAGTATDAKIACKSNSSKIGCHSRDVKTQEGTRSGFR; this is translated from the exons ATGGCGAGAGGtagcgcgggcgcgggcgaggatggggaggcggaggaggagaagGCGGCGAGCGAGGCGCTGACGGCGGACTCGGCCGACGAAGAGGGGCGCCGCGGGAGCAGCTCCAGTGCCAGCTCCGAGGCCGCCTCTACCGTCTCCTACACTTACTTCCCCCCGCCTGACGACGAGTGGCAGAAGGTGGCCATCATCAAGACCTGCGTGTCGGTAGTGTCGGCCGATGTTGCGGTCGCGGGCGGCggggctgacgacgatggcaagGAGGAAAAGCCGCCGCGCGGCGGCGTCGGCGCGGCCGACAGGCACAGAGCCTCAG AGATGGAGATGATGAAAGAGAGGTTCTCGAAGCTGCTGCTCGGCGAGGACATGTCCGGGAGCGGCAAGGGCGTCTGCACCGCGCTCGCCATCTCCAACGCCATCACCAACCTCTGCG CGACGATATTCGGCCAGATCTGGAGGCTGGAGCCGATGGTGCCGGAGAAGAAGGCCATGTGGCGCCGGGAGATGGACTGGCTGCTCTGCGTCAGCGACCACATCATCGAGCTCGTGCCCACGTGGCAGACGTTCCCGGATGGTACAAGGCTTGAG ATCATGACAAGCAGGCCACGGTCTGATCTGTACATCAACCTGCCGGCACTTCGGAAGCTAGACAATATGCTCCTC GAGATCCTGGAAGGATTCAGAGACGCTGAATTCTGGTACGTGGACCAGGGCATCTGCGCGCCGGACTGCGACGGTTCCGCGTCCTACCGGAGAACGTTCCACCGCCGCGACGACAAATGGTGGCTCCCGGTGCCCCGCGTGCCCCATGGCGGCCTCTGCGAGGCCACGCGGAGGCAGGTCGAACACCGGCGCGACTGCGCTAACCAGATCCTGAAGGCCGCCATGGCCATCAACAGCAACGCCTTGGCCGAGATGGACGTGCCGGACTCCTACCTCGACTCGCTGCCAAAG AACGGGCGCACGACGCTGGGCGACGTCATATACCGGTACATCACCTCGGACCACTTCTCCCCGGACTGCCTCCTCGACTGCCTTGACCTGTCGTCGGAGTACCAGGCGCTGGAGATCGCCAACCGCGTCGAGGCCTCCGTCTACGTATGGCGCCGGAGGGGCGGCGTCGGCGCCGCGAAGCCGGCGAGCCGCGCGGGCGCCAAATCGTCCTGGGGCATCGTGAAGGACATGATCATGGACACGGAGAAGAGAGACTTGCTCGCCGAGCGCGCGGAGGGGTTGCTGATATCGCTGAAGCAGCGGTTCCCCGGTCTCACGCAGACCAGCTTGGACATGAGCAAGATTCAGTACAACAAG GACGTGGGGAAATCGATCCTTGAGAGCTACTCGAGGGTCCTGGAGAGCCTGGCCTCCAACATCATCGCACGGATCGACGACCTGCTCAACGTCGACGAGCTGAGCAAGCAGTCAGATAGCATTCCTTCTGCCGGCACGGCCACGGACGCGAAGATCGCCTGCAAGAGCAACAGCAGCAAGATCGGCTGTCACAGCAGAGATGTGAAGACCCAGGAGGGCACACGCTCTGGGTTCAGATAA
- the LOC136516956 gene encoding rop guanine nucleotide exchange factor 7-like isoform X1, whose protein sequence is MARGSAGAGEDGEAEEEKAASEALTADSADEEGRRGSSSSASSEAASTVSYTYFPPPDDEWQKVAIIKTCVSVVSADVAVAGGGADDDGKEEKPPRGGVGAADRHRASEMEMMKERFSKLLLGEDMSGSGKGVCTALAISNAITNLCATIFGQIWRLEPMVPEKKAMWRREMDWLLCVSDHIIELVPTWQTFPDGTRLEIMTSRPRSDLYINLPALRKLDNMLLEILEGFRDAEFWYVDQGICAPDCDGSASYRRTFHRRDDKWWLPVPRVPHGGLCEATRRQVEHRRDCANQILKAAMAINSNALAEMDVPDSYLDSLPKLTRCSVWFNVWTCQNGRTTLGDVIYRYITSDHFSPDCLLDCLDLSSEYQALEIANRVEASVYVWRRRGGVGAAKPASRAGAKSSWGIVKDMIMDTEKRDLLAERAEGLLISLKQRFPGLTQTSLDMSKIQYNKDVGKSILESYSRVLESLASNIIARIDDLLNVDELSKQSDSIPSAGTATDAKIACKSNSSKIGCHSRDVKTQEGTRSGFR, encoded by the exons ATGGCGAGAGGtagcgcgggcgcgggcgaggatggggaggcggaggaggagaagGCGGCGAGCGAGGCGCTGACGGCGGACTCGGCCGACGAAGAGGGGCGCCGCGGGAGCAGCTCCAGTGCCAGCTCCGAGGCCGCCTCTACCGTCTCCTACACTTACTTCCCCCCGCCTGACGACGAGTGGCAGAAGGTGGCCATCATCAAGACCTGCGTGTCGGTAGTGTCGGCCGATGTTGCGGTCGCGGGCGGCggggctgacgacgatggcaagGAGGAAAAGCCGCCGCGCGGCGGCGTCGGCGCGGCCGACAGGCACAGAGCCTCAG AGATGGAGATGATGAAAGAGAGGTTCTCGAAGCTGCTGCTCGGCGAGGACATGTCCGGGAGCGGCAAGGGCGTCTGCACCGCGCTCGCCATCTCCAACGCCATCACCAACCTCTGCG CGACGATATTCGGCCAGATCTGGAGGCTGGAGCCGATGGTGCCGGAGAAGAAGGCCATGTGGCGCCGGGAGATGGACTGGCTGCTCTGCGTCAGCGACCACATCATCGAGCTCGTGCCCACGTGGCAGACGTTCCCGGATGGTACAAGGCTTGAG ATCATGACAAGCAGGCCACGGTCTGATCTGTACATCAACCTGCCGGCACTTCGGAAGCTAGACAATATGCTCCTC GAGATCCTGGAAGGATTCAGAGACGCTGAATTCTGGTACGTGGACCAGGGCATCTGCGCGCCGGACTGCGACGGTTCCGCGTCCTACCGGAGAACGTTCCACCGCCGCGACGACAAATGGTGGCTCCCGGTGCCCCGCGTGCCCCATGGCGGCCTCTGCGAGGCCACGCGGAGGCAGGTCGAACACCGGCGCGACTGCGCTAACCAGATCCTGAAGGCCGCCATGGCCATCAACAGCAACGCCTTGGCCGAGATGGACGTGCCGGACTCCTACCTCGACTCGCTGCCAAAG CTGACACGATGTTCTGTTTGGTTCAACGTTTGGACGTGTCAGAACGGGCGCACGACGCTGGGCGACGTCATATACCGGTACATCACCTCGGACCACTTCTCCCCGGACTGCCTCCTCGACTGCCTTGACCTGTCGTCGGAGTACCAGGCGCTGGAGATCGCCAACCGCGTCGAGGCCTCCGTCTACGTATGGCGCCGGAGGGGCGGCGTCGGCGCCGCGAAGCCGGCGAGCCGCGCGGGCGCCAAATCGTCCTGGGGCATCGTGAAGGACATGATCATGGACACGGAGAAGAGAGACTTGCTCGCCGAGCGCGCGGAGGGGTTGCTGATATCGCTGAAGCAGCGGTTCCCCGGTCTCACGCAGACCAGCTTGGACATGAGCAAGATTCAGTACAACAAG GACGTGGGGAAATCGATCCTTGAGAGCTACTCGAGGGTCCTGGAGAGCCTGGCCTCCAACATCATCGCACGGATCGACGACCTGCTCAACGTCGACGAGCTGAGCAAGCAGTCAGATAGCATTCCTTCTGCCGGCACGGCCACGGACGCGAAGATCGCCTGCAAGAGCAACAGCAGCAAGATCGGCTGTCACAGCAGAGATGTGAAGACCCAGGAGGGCACACGCTCTGGGTTCAGATAA